The Cryomorphaceae bacterium 1068 genome includes a region encoding these proteins:
- a CDS encoding T9SS type A sorting domain-containing protein: MMKKILTCLALSLLFCIPTHSQTDQTLDWFTYIGGPSFYQTFSGFEKKEGVAFGADNEVYIAGRESNEELLFGSGINQDSVSGGVDAFLIRFSDDGQFAWSNYFGGPQDDLFETMCSANGKIIISGTTLSDEGIVFGDAHQIERAGEEDLFLAAFNPDGTLEWSTYFGGLAAESSAVIKSSPDGSIILAGRTLSSNLSTSGAFDETFDPSLGANSFLAKFSGDGSLLWCTYLPANTDVEAVGALVDSEESISTDGNGNIYIAIDTDSEEGLATQGAYQTSGSGNSIVLAKFSPNGNLVWSTYVSGSWDEYQSIITADPDGNVYLSGVTGSYWGIATEGAHQGGNESVGNYSGFLMKFSPDGERLWGTFYGGTWSPAADYIEWIEGGVLLNYRSSAYDDSFNSNPFQFELNGSSDVFITKFSSEGQAIWITAFGGENVDSAGGIAVNGNNFAVCGSTRSEEFYGDENSWQEDMNGGSDLYLAQFEDNMSSGPPDCANPFPAVENSSINTTFAGTSYLLEWEAVPYQIGCQVDLRFANGNPLLKILVGDVQSYFLSGSVLEYGTDYAWRVRCGCSQSPIVAGPWSAWQPFTTPDAAGLVAYPNPTEGFSQVTFSVKEPQYTTLEVLDMNGRIIERLFAGNTSPDAEYRFDFDGSGLPNGVYLYRLTTEKEVVNEKVIIAR; encoded by the coding sequence ATGATGAAGAAAATCCTAACCTGCCTAGCACTATCGCTCCTATTTTGTATTCCCACACATTCGCAAACCGATCAAACCCTCGACTGGTTTACCTATATCGGGGGGCCATCTTTTTACCAAACTTTTTCGGGTTTTGAAAAGAAAGAAGGCGTGGCTTTTGGTGCAGATAATGAAGTATACATTGCTGGCAGAGAATCGAACGAAGAGCTGCTATTTGGCTCAGGCATAAATCAGGATTCAGTTTCAGGTGGAGTTGATGCGTTCTTAATTCGTTTTTCGGATGACGGACAATTCGCGTGGAGCAATTATTTCGGAGGTCCTCAGGATGATTTATTTGAAACTATGTGCAGTGCGAATGGAAAAATCATTATTTCCGGAACTACCCTGTCCGATGAAGGAATCGTTTTCGGCGATGCGCATCAAATAGAACGAGCAGGTGAAGAAGATTTATTTCTGGCCGCATTTAATCCCGACGGCACGTTGGAATGGAGCACCTACTTTGGAGGACTTGCAGCTGAGAGCAGTGCGGTAATCAAAAGTAGTCCTGATGGTTCTATCATTTTGGCAGGAAGAACTCTTTCATCCAATCTATCCACATCCGGGGCTTTCGATGAGACGTTTGATCCATCGCTTGGCGCAAATTCTTTTTTGGCTAAATTTTCCGGTGATGGCTCACTGTTGTGGTGCACTTACCTGCCGGCGAATACTGATGTCGAAGCTGTTGGTGCTTTGGTTGATTCGGAAGAATCTATCTCAACGGATGGAAACGGAAATATCTATATTGCCATAGACACGGATAGCGAAGAAGGGTTGGCTACCCAAGGAGCCTATCAGACCTCCGGATCTGGTAATAGCATCGTTCTGGCTAAATTCTCTCCCAACGGAAATTTAGTTTGGTCAACCTATGTTAGTGGAAGTTGGGATGAGTACCAGAGTATAATTACAGCCGATCCCGACGGAAATGTTTATCTCTCAGGAGTTACCGGTTCGTATTGGGGAATTGCTACGGAAGGAGCTCACCAAGGGGGGAATGAAAGTGTTGGAAATTATAGCGGTTTCCTTATGAAGTTTAGTCCTGATGGAGAGCGCCTATGGGGCACCTTTTATGGAGGAACATGGAGTCCAGCCGCGGATTATATAGAATGGATCGAAGGCGGAGTTTTGCTAAACTATAGGAGCTCAGCCTATGATGATAGTTTCAACAGTAACCCTTTTCAATTTGAATTGAATGGTTCTTCGGATGTTTTTATAACTAAATTTTCCTCTGAAGGCCAAGCGATTTGGATTACTGCCTTCGGTGGAGAAAATGTTGATTCTGCGGGAGGAATAGCGGTTAATGGAAATAATTTTGCTGTCTGTGGATCCACTCGAAGTGAGGAATTCTACGGTGATGAAAATAGCTGGCAGGAAGATATGAATGGTGGAAGCGATTTATATTTAGCCCAATTTGAAGACAACATGTCTTCAGGTCCCCCTGACTGTGCCAATCCATTTCCCGCCGTAGAAAATTCAAGCATTAATACAACCTTCGCAGGAACTAGCTATCTGCTGGAATGGGAAGCGGTGCCCTATCAAATTGGCTGTCAAGTAGACTTGCGTTTTGCGAATGGGAATCCACTTCTTAAAATACTTGTCGGCGATGTCCAATCCTATTTCTTATCCGGATCGGTTCTGGAATACGGCACGGACTACGCTTGGCGCGTGCGTTGTGGGTGTTCACAGTCGCCGATTGTGGCGGGGCCTTGGTCGGCGTGGCAACCGTTTACCACACCTGATGCTGCTGGTTTAGTAGCTTATCCCAATCCCACTGAAGGTTTCTCCCAAGTGACCTTTTCGGTGAAAGAACCGCAATATACCACTTTGGAAGTGTTGGATATGAATGGAAGAATAATCGAACGCCTCTTTGCAGGAAATACCAGCCCCGACGCCGAGTACCGATTTGATTTCGATGGATCGGGATTGCCGAATGGGGTTTATCTGTATCGGTTGACGACTGAGAAGGAAGTGGTCAATGAGAAAGTTATAATTGCACGTTGA
- a CDS encoding TlpA disulfide reductase family protein has translation MKQLLTLLIPVLIFSCTSDEKVEKVEEKIKLVSQQGDLKTFDWSAYYFKKGKDKLNPAEVSYDVIGNAEHRVDDTTLWVMPLDTSRILIEVETGLEKKTYGLTASVNQLIDSSWHHVPKGEMPSPLDSKSLGAWSNFSQFRFWGQSVPEFSHYDHLTSEIVTPSIFDGKTTLLNFWYYGCKACMEEIPALNRLREEWKDDESVQLISLCLDSVLVQNDSIFVIPLKMKSTENINAVYLDFSFRQIGNSRNIAEAFAVLAYPTNIIIDRNGKVQKIQVGAQLGDNRELATNFSNAIRRIRSQEKLNFEIQPERVTILD, from the coding sequence ATGAAACAGCTCTTGACCCTTCTTATCCCCGTCCTAATTTTTTCCTGCACCTCAGATGAAAAGGTGGAAAAAGTGGAAGAGAAGATTAAACTGGTGTCCCAACAAGGCGACTTGAAAACTTTTGACTGGTCGGCCTACTATTTCAAAAAAGGCAAAGACAAGCTCAACCCCGCCGAAGTAAGTTATGACGTCATCGGAAATGCCGAGCACCGAGTAGACGATACAACGCTTTGGGTTATGCCGCTCGACACTTCGCGCATTCTGATTGAAGTAGAAACAGGACTTGAAAAAAAAACTTATGGGCTCACGGCTTCTGTAAATCAACTGATTGATTCCTCTTGGCACCACGTCCCAAAAGGAGAAATGCCTTCACCTCTCGATAGCAAGAGTCTTGGCGCTTGGTCAAACTTCAGTCAATTTAGGTTTTGGGGACAATCAGTACCTGAGTTTTCTCATTACGACCATCTTACTTCAGAAATCGTGACGCCATCCATTTTTGACGGAAAGACTACCCTATTGAATTTTTGGTACTACGGCTGTAAGGCTTGCATGGAAGAGATACCTGCCTTGAATAGGCTTCGAGAAGAGTGGAAAGATGATGAATCCGTCCAACTTATTTCTTTGTGTTTAGATTCTGTTTTGGTACAAAACGACAGCATTTTTGTAATTCCCTTAAAAATGAAGAGCACGGAGAATATCAATGCCGTTTACCTCGATTTTTCGTTTCGCCAAATCGGCAATTCAAGGAATATAGCTGAAGCTTTTGCAGTACTGGCCTATCCCACCAATATTATAATCGACCGCAATGGCAAAGTTCAAAAAATTCAAGTCGGTGCTCAGCTCGGTGACAATAGAGAATTGGCCACAAATTTTTCTAATGCCATCAGGCGCATTCGTAGTCAAGAAAAACTCAATTTTGAGATCCAACCGGAAAGGGTGACGATACTCGATTAA
- a CDS encoding phospholipase A has product MTINLKLLAESYLPKIILIFLLSLCWSIGSKAQLFEELIANGEILSLDERWDLVDSVGRNTFQLEPYQPIYIMLARWSSSPNQQPVGQNAEFSTSEPIDLDVVESKFQISFKTKVAQGLFNNKGDLWVGYTQLAAWQVYNRELSRPFRELNYEPEVIFNYPLDFNLFGFRAKMAGVAFNHESNGQSLPLSRSWNRIIFHFAMEKEGWQVMFRPWYVIKGKDEDNPEAVNYIGRAELTVIHAIGDHMLYAVGKHPFNQLKRGSLELNYIFPISGNLRGHLQFFAGYGETMIDYRNYQNTFGIGISLIDW; this is encoded by the coding sequence ATGACTATCAATCTCAAACTCCTTGCTGAGTCTTATCTTCCTAAGATCATTTTAATTTTCCTATTAAGTCTTTGCTGGTCAATTGGATCGAAAGCACAACTCTTTGAGGAACTTATCGCGAATGGTGAAATACTCAGTCTGGACGAACGTTGGGATTTGGTCGATTCTGTGGGTCGAAATACCTTCCAGCTCGAACCGTATCAGCCTATCTATATCATGCTCGCTCGCTGGTCAAGCAGCCCTAATCAACAGCCTGTTGGGCAGAACGCGGAATTCAGTACTAGTGAGCCTATCGACTTGGATGTTGTAGAGTCAAAATTTCAAATCAGCTTTAAGACCAAGGTTGCACAAGGCCTATTCAACAACAAAGGAGATCTTTGGGTGGGATATACGCAGCTAGCAGCATGGCAAGTATACAATCGCGAGTTGTCGCGACCGTTTAGAGAACTCAACTACGAACCTGAAGTCATCTTTAATTACCCACTCGACTTTAATCTGTTCGGTTTTCGAGCAAAAATGGCGGGTGTGGCATTTAATCATGAATCAAACGGACAGAGCTTGCCGCTTTCCAGAAGTTGGAATAGGATTATTTTCCATTTCGCGATGGAAAAAGAAGGCTGGCAAGTGATGTTTCGACCGTGGTATGTGATCAAAGGAAAGGACGAGGATAACCCCGAAGCGGTAAATTACATTGGTCGAGCCGAGCTGACAGTAATCCATGCCATAGGCGACCATATGCTTTACGCAGTGGGAAAGCACCCTTTCAATCAGCTGAAGCGCGGGAGTCTTGAGTTAAACTATATTTTTCCCATCAGTGGGAATCTCCGAGGTCATTTGCAATTTTTCGCGGGATATGGCGAAACCATGATCGACTACCGAAATTACCAAAACACCTTCGGGATTGGCATCAGCCTGATTGATTGGTAA
- a CDS encoding helix-turn-helix domain-containing protein: protein MNISPIRNEKDYKKALERLEVIFDAKRGTKEGDELEILAILIDNYENENFPVGMPDPISAINFRMEQMGLKQKDLVEMIGFKSRVSEIMNRKRKLTLDMIRKLNTQLRIPTEVLIQDY, encoded by the coding sequence ATGAACATCTCACCAATTAGAAACGAGAAAGATTATAAAAAGGCACTCGAGAGACTCGAAGTGATTTTTGATGCGAAGCGGGGAACAAAAGAAGGTGACGAACTGGAAATTTTGGCGATTCTAATCGACAACTACGAAAATGAGAATTTCCCTGTCGGAATGCCCGACCCGATTTCTGCCATCAATTTTCGAATGGAACAGATGGGATTGAAACAAAAGGACTTAGTAGAAATGATTGGTTTTAAAAGCCGAGTGAGCGAAATAATGAACAGAAAGCGCAAACTTACTTTGGACATGATTAGAAAGCTAAATACTCAGTTGCGCATACCTACGGAAGTTTTGATTCAGGATTATTGA
- a CDS encoding CHRD domain-containing protein translates to MKKIKLLVMTFTLALMAGTIFANHLTGNLLFSARFSGAQEVPPVETDAKGVGSFFLNSSMDTLCLTITANGLSGSITGAHIHEGMVGMNGGVLAGFTDNIEGNSIKATLTGEALTPELLEAMFNEGLYFNIHTEANPSGEIRGQILLETDKAYTGMLDAAQEVPAGSSEATGLATFNLSKQGNEVNYYVVVDGLTGPIQMAHLHNAPVGENGGVIVNLMDGIDGNVISGSFDPTEFDGLLEAMNAGEIYINVHTEANPGGEVRGQLMLQERLSHDAYLTVDQEIPAPMGTAANGIAVVGLTYAFDTLYYDIQLEGLSGPLTGAHFHEGAFGETGGVLIGITDDIDGNRINGSVTGEALTTENIVKFLSGQIYLNVHTDLNPVGEIRGQVYKLIREGYTYELSGDREVPAVDTDAYGSGIVSIDRDQTNVHFMMAYNDLTGPQTVAHFHNAPAGQNGGVIFDLGPFFGQTETFDSAFGYWSDMDGMPFDAAAAEAFREGEVYVNIHSAENPGGELRGQVDRMLVCSQGTLGLFDQFEFESLSIYPNPTEGMVNVDVSSLDGSQYQLLVTDITGKRVDSQIIRPNGSSVVRYENNDLRSGIYFLTINGENVVYSAKLMIQ, encoded by the coding sequence ATGAAAAAAATTAAACTATTAGTAATGACATTCACGCTTGCCTTGATGGCAGGTACCATTTTTGCAAATCACCTTACAGGCAATTTACTCTTCTCCGCTCGCTTTTCGGGTGCGCAAGAAGTACCACCCGTTGAAACGGATGCTAAAGGGGTAGGAAGTTTCTTTTTAAACTCTTCCATGGACACTTTGTGTTTGACCATTACCGCAAATGGACTAAGCGGCTCGATCACGGGAGCACATATCCATGAGGGTATGGTCGGAATGAACGGTGGTGTTTTAGCAGGGTTTACCGATAATATTGAAGGGAATTCCATCAAAGCTACACTAACAGGTGAAGCTTTGACACCCGAATTATTGGAGGCCATGTTCAATGAAGGGCTGTACTTCAACATTCATACTGAAGCTAACCCTTCAGGTGAGATCCGTGGACAGATTTTGCTCGAAACGGATAAAGCCTATACAGGGATGCTCGATGCAGCGCAAGAAGTACCTGCAGGAAGCAGTGAAGCTACCGGGTTGGCGACATTCAACTTAAGTAAGCAGGGAAATGAGGTTAATTACTACGTCGTAGTAGATGGTTTGACAGGACCGATTCAAATGGCTCATCTTCACAATGCACCTGTAGGTGAAAACGGTGGGGTCATAGTAAACTTGATGGATGGAATAGATGGAAACGTAATTTCAGGATCTTTTGATCCAACTGAATTCGATGGCCTATTGGAAGCTATGAACGCTGGTGAGATTTACATTAACGTACATACAGAGGCCAATCCTGGAGGGGAAGTGCGCGGACAACTCATGCTCCAAGAGAGATTGAGTCATGACGCTTATCTAACCGTTGACCAAGAAATTCCTGCTCCAATGGGAACCGCGGCAAATGGTATAGCAGTGGTAGGATTAACATACGCTTTTGACACGTTGTACTATGACATTCAGCTTGAAGGACTTTCAGGTCCACTAACGGGTGCACACTTTCATGAAGGTGCGTTTGGTGAAACAGGTGGTGTATTGATCGGTATTACTGACGACATCGACGGCAATAGAATAAATGGTTCTGTAACAGGAGAAGCGCTGACAACTGAAAATATTGTCAAGTTCTTGTCGGGTCAGATTTACTTGAATGTGCATACTGATTTGAATCCTGTGGGAGAGATACGCGGACAGGTTTACAAATTGATTCGGGAAGGGTACACCTACGAATTGTCGGGAGACCGAGAGGTGCCCGCAGTTGATACTGACGCTTATGGATCAGGTATCGTAAGTATAGACCGCGATCAAACCAATGTGCACTTTATGATGGCATACAATGATCTCACAGGTCCACAGACAGTTGCGCACTTTCACAATGCACCAGCTGGACAAAATGGAGGCGTTATATTCGACTTGGGTCCATTTTTCGGACAGACTGAAACTTTTGACTCAGCATTCGGATACTGGAGTGACATGGACGGAATGCCGTTCGATGCTGCTGCAGCCGAGGCATTCAGAGAGGGTGAGGTTTATGTAAACATTCACTCTGCTGAGAATCCGGGAGGAGAACTGCGTGGTCAAGTAGATCGAATGCTCGTTTGCTCGCAAGGAACACTCGGTTTGTTCGATCAATTTGAATTTGAATCTTTGAGTATTTATCCGAATCCGACTGAAGGAATGGTAAACGTTGACGTATCATCTTTGGATGGCAGTCAATATCAACTGCTGGTTACCGATATCACTGGTAAGCGAGTAGATAGCCAAATCATTCGTCCGAATGGATCAAGCGTGGTAAGGTATGAGAACAATGATCTACGTTCAGGTATTTACTTCTTGACGATCAACGGAGAGAATGTGGTTTATTCAGCTAAGCTGATGATCCAATAA